Proteins found in one Serratia plymuthica genomic segment:
- a CDS encoding restriction endonuclease, whose amino-acid sequence MSKVQNTSLFYINFSYLDEAIKSMNKLKPTWQLFEELVCRILKVNNFQININSCRGDEGFDLLADLGRERWAIEVKFYRTARAQPSLIDAAATRITSNGVAAGVNKGMLVVSCFLTPELRDALENKFSITFVDQADLRVLCGSHPELVESLDALLEVNLNEALTTHLSRKESNFIIRDKVLYKSNQIERHENKGTELCLELQSIKKGKASWHQYEKKCEEILKYLFPNDFQGWHSQKRTDDGLNRYDYVCRIRPTTEFWKFVIEHLDSRYVLFEFKNYSGKIKQGQILTTEKYLLEKGLRRMAIIMTRVGAEAHAIAMTQGAMREQGKLMLIINDEKVCEMLHMKERGEDPTDCLFEIADNFLLTLPR is encoded by the coding sequence ATGAGTAAAGTGCAAAATACATCTCTTTTTTATATTAATTTCTCATATCTGGATGAGGCTATTAAAAGCATGAATAAATTAAAACCAACATGGCAGTTATTCGAGGAGCTCGTTTGTCGCATTCTGAAAGTAAACAACTTTCAAATAAATATAAATAGTTGCAGAGGGGACGAAGGATTTGATCTGCTTGCTGATCTTGGAAGAGAAAGATGGGCTATTGAAGTTAAGTTCTACCGCACAGCACGAGCTCAGCCCTCACTTATTGATGCAGCTGCGACTCGCATTACGAGTAATGGTGTAGCAGCAGGCGTTAACAAAGGGATGTTAGTTGTTTCTTGCTTTCTCACACCTGAGTTACGAGACGCTCTTGAAAATAAATTTAGTATTACTTTTGTGGATCAGGCTGATTTAAGAGTTTTGTGTGGTTCACATCCTGAACTAGTGGAGTCATTGGATGCACTATTAGAAGTCAATCTAAATGAAGCTCTAACGACACACCTTTCTCGTAAAGAGAGTAACTTTATTATTAGAGATAAAGTTCTTTATAAGAGTAACCAAATTGAACGACATGAAAATAAAGGTACAGAACTTTGTCTTGAACTACAGAGTATCAAAAAAGGGAAAGCATCTTGGCATCAATATGAAAAAAAATGCGAGGAAATCCTTAAGTATCTGTTTCCTAATGACTTCCAGGGATGGCATTCACAAAAAAGAACTGATGATGGTTTAAATCGTTATGATTATGTATGTCGTATTAGACCTACTACTGAATTTTGGAAGTTTGTTATTGAACACCTCGATAGCCGTTATGTTCTTTTTGAGTTTAAAAACTATTCAGGGAAAATCAAACAAGGCCAGATACTCACCACGGAGAAGTATCTTTTGGAAAAAGGACTCAGGCGTATGGCAATTATTATGACAAGGGTAGGAGCAGAGGCACATGCAATAGCTATGACGCAAGGAGCTATGCGAGAACAAGGTAAACTTATGCTCATAATAAACGATGAAAAAGTATGTGAAATGCTTCATATGAAGGAACGCGGGGAAGATCCAACTGACTGCCTTTTCGAAATTGCCGATAACTTTTTACTGACACTTCCTCGTTAA